The genomic interval CCAACTTTGGCAAGGGTTTTGTTGGGTTACGCTGTCGCTAACCCAACCTACAAATTAAGGATTGACAGACCACTAGCCCTCGGCAAGTGGTTTTGCGGCAATCGGGGCTGATGTCGCCGCTTCCGGTAGCGCAAAGCGCAACAGTAACGGAGCCACCAAAGTCGTCACGACTACCATCAGGACCACCGCCGCTGCTAACGCGGCAGACAGAATGCCAATAGAGGAACCGATGCCGACAAAGACGAGGCCGACTTCGCCGCGTGGCACCATACCGAGGCCGATCGCGAGTCGATTGAGGTCATCAGAGGAGGGAATAAAGTAGCCAGCCGCTACTTTACCCACCACCGCAACGAGGATCAGGAAACTGGCTATTAAGAGACCTTCGGCACTGCTCGGATTAGCGGGATTGAGCACACTCAGGTCAGTCTTAGCACCGACCACGATGAAGAACAGCGGGGCGAGGAGTCCGGCAATGGGCTCAAATTTTTCCAGCAGGTGGGGTCGTTGAGGCATCCCACTCAGAATGACGCCAGCCGCAAAGGCGCCTAAAATTGCTTCGAGGTGAATGGCATTGGCGATCGCGGCCATGAACAAGGCAAAGACAATTGCCGATATCAGTAAGGTATCTTCTGACTGCAGCTTATGGGTGATCGCCGTAAATGCTCGGATAATTGGCATTCGCAGTAGAGCGACCCCGGCCACAAAAGCGGTTGTACTGAGCAGCAGTAGCCCCAGGTCGGCCACATTGATCGAGCCCTCTTTGACTAAACTGACGACCAGAGCTAGCACCAAAATTCCTAACAGATCGTCTAAGACAGCAGCACCAATAATGATTTGCCCCTCTTCTGATTGAACTTGTCCGAGTTCTTTCAATACCTTCGCTGTAATGCCGATGCTAGTGGCCGTCAGGGCGGCACCGCCAAAAATAGCGGGCAAGAGCGGCGTCCCAAACAAGGTAATCAGGCCGACGGTACCGCCGATAAAGGGCAACGCAACTCCGGCTATGGCGACAATCGCTGCCTTGGGGCCAACCTTAAGCAGACTCTCAAAATCTGATTCGAGTCCGATCAAAAACAGCAGCGCAATGACGCCGAGGTTGGCTGCCCCCTCTGATATTCCAATGAGCTGATGATGATAGGCCGTAGCCGCCTCGGCGACACTGGCGCCAGTCGTCCAGCAAATGAGGTCAATGATGCTGGGATTGATGGCGGCGTCACTCTCGGCCAACACGAGGATCTTGAGCACCGAGACCCCAAGTATGATGCCCCCCACTAACTGACCTAAAACGGGGGGCAGTTTTAGCCAAGCGCAAAGTTCGCCTAAGAGCTGACTCGTCAGAAAAATAACCAGTGCTGAAATCAGCAGAGCACTGAAAATGACTGTTTCGTCGGCTAGAGCCGCCTCTGCCAGAACGGGATAAATGAAGTCGATTGTAGAAAAAATCATCAGGATTCTCTTTCCATATCACGGTTTTCGGGATGGCGACCAAAGCGATCGGGCCGTTGCAGTAGCCAGCAGCGCTCGATTAGCCACCGGGGATCTTCTTCCAACGCTGTGCGACAGCAAAGATCGTGGTAATCAACGACAAAGTCGGGATAGTCTACCTGCCAACAGTGCTCCAAAAAAGCATTGTCAAGGCAGCGATCAAGGTGCTGGCGGCGATACTGTCGCCAGTAGTCAACTGGATTCAGGACAAAAGGATGACGGGAGTCCCAGATCGGTTGATCAAGGTATTGCCAGATGGGAAATAACATGGGTTTGATAGTGGGTGAGACATCAAGGAACAAACGGAGAGTCATTCAAGCGTTCGTTTTATTTGGGAGCAAAAAAGACGTACGTTGGGGAAATTTGAGCTTCTGTTAGGCTGCGGTCATCAATTTACTCGCTGGCCTCCAGGAGTGATGCCGAACCGTTCCCGTTGGCCATAGCAGCGGTTGGGGCCGACTGATTAGGTGGCATTTGGCCTGATTGGCGCTGATGACTGCCCACCAAGACATAGGCCGCCGGGGTAAAGTACAGCGCCAGAATCGGTGAGCCGCCAATGCCGCCCGCGATCGCGATTGCCAGGGGTTGCCAGAAGGGGTCACCATCTGCCAGCAAGGGGACAAAGCCCACCATCGTCGTAATCGTTGTGGCGATGACGTGACGACTGGCTTTCATCACCACGGCCTCCACTGCTTTGGGTTTACCCTGCCGAGCATCGGCATCTTCATTCAAAGCCGAGAGCACGATGATGGAGCCGTTGATGGCAATACCCACCAGGCCCATGGTGCCGACGATTGCCATAAAGCCTAGGAGAGAGCCAAACACTTTGAGCGAAAAGAGCGCCATCCCGACTGAGCCGACCGCCACCGCGCCGACAATACCGGCTTGTCGAAACGACCCTAGCGACAGCACCAGCGCTGTTACCATGATCAACACGATGATGGGCACGAATAGCAGCAGATTACCCACGGCTGAGTTCCGCTCGGCATATTCGCCGCCGAACTCAGAACGATATCCAGGCGGCAATTCAAAGTTCTCCGCTGCCAGCCGTTCCTGCACAGCCGTCCGAGTCGTCTCTGGCAACACATCGGCGTCAATAAATACTTGAACCGTATTCACTCGTTGCTCTTCGCGACGGGCGATGGACGCTAACTCGGGCACAAGGTCAAACTCACCCAGGGCGGAGGTGGGGCGAAAGGCGCGATCGCCGGCCTGGTCAGGCCGCAAATCTAGCGAAGCCAAAGCCTCTAGGCTCGCCCGATCTTGGTTCGTCAGTCGCACCCGCACCGGCAGGTTCTCGGTGGATTCTAGAATGGCCCCCCCGGTCACCCCTTCAGAGTAGGCGGCCAGCTGTTGCGCGATCGCGGTATTGTTCAGCCCGGCCCGCTGCACCTGTTCGTTATCGACGATGAGTCCTAGCTTCGGGCGACCCTCTGTCAGATCATCGCGGACGGCAATCA from Leptolyngbya sp. SIO1E4 carries:
- a CDS encoding cation:proton antiporter — translated: MIFSTIDFIYPVLAEAALADETVIFSALLISALVIFLTSQLLGELCAWLKLPPVLGQLVGGIILGVSVLKILVLAESDAAINPSIIDLICWTTGASVAEAATAYHHQLIGISEGAANLGVIALLFLIGLESDFESLLKVGPKAAIVAIAGVALPFIGGTVGLITLFGTPLLPAIFGGAALTATSIGITAKVLKELGQVQSEEGQIIIGAAVLDDLLGILVLALVVSLVKEGSINVADLGLLLLSTTAFVAGVALLRMPIIRAFTAITHKLQSEDTLLISAIVFALFMAAIANAIHLEAILGAFAAGVILSGMPQRPHLLEKFEPIAGLLAPLFFIVVGAKTDLSVLNPANPSSAEGLLIASFLILVAVVGKVAAGYFIPSSDDLNRLAIGLGMVPRGEVGLVFVGIGSSIGILSAALAAAVVLMVVVTTLVAPLLLRFALPEAATSAPIAAKPLAEG